One Helicobacter cetorum MIT 00-7128 DNA window includes the following coding sequences:
- a CDS encoding tetratricopeptide repeat protein — protein sequence MLKGHKKFYSSRRRFGVIRYSCEIKPFESHRKTKDFLKSLCNKEYENIAKHYYLGIGVKRDLRKAKKYFLKDKKQKDNYHKEIKDEHEENNHLHKEQSKLKIMALKNKQLKEPHNTTILLELGKIYADELKNYQLAIECFKQIKEPQAYYELAKTYESMKDKVFDADKEKQPDFKKLAFELYQKGAKLDNAPCCVALANFYQKEVFRSEQMSNALIKKAQKVLFYYHRAKDLGSIEGLDGLMNIYRYGLWFDDNKTDKVKIIIPTNAKKAIEYAKKALSNATNNNETKIAKYYQALGEIYSENKKILDYDKALEYFYKELEHYPKKLRSSWDSCMLEIAQVYRKKGDLKKFLELNLEVLAFYNEHQYFRHFGTKRKQYLVRHYGYKSLSSLKPLGHIISVCYKLNCNADIVVTYLEGVANEYSYFEDYKLLGGIFEYAKGVNMDLKRALAYYQQGIKTFCKPKERKNLQVCEKRVLEKIKQLEETKRKCFSGGWMSGSGALVFIVGRAKRFQTEKLRLEWLKNEKPRDYIFEMAQLEYNRVALKQDCINKLIKALIIGRKINHKNQESVSKAQIIEFKKALYDKLKTHLNLPLIERMSKGLREYGTILGQKYATKSLNETDAKIIIDFYNNECVKLNQKMPPIIIDKELGLLNLQNKPTKNIPLKANHYIYAVYQRVNFYEMSQNRLEKEAFNEKMYEKDLFIKANGSISLFSKDDNKPLYSLSIASCLNKAKLKLWDYFFDSTKLLSYAEQVIMDAHQNLIAFRNSAKFAKDLHVNSNKPLYEI from the coding sequence ATGTTAAAAGGGCATAAAAAATTTTATTCTTCAAGGCGTAGATTTGGCGTAATCAGATATTCTTGTGAAATCAAGCCTTTTGAAAGCCATAGAAAAACTAAAGACTTTTTAAAATCTCTTTGTAATAAGGAATATGAAAATATTGCAAAGCATTACTACTTAGGCATAGGTGTTAAAAGAGATTTAAGAAAGGCTAAAAAATATTTTTTAAAAGATAAAAAGCAAAAAGATAACTACCATAAAGAAATTAAAGACGAGCATGAAGAAAACAATCATCTCCATAAAGAACAAAGCAAATTAAAAATCATGGCGTTAAAAAATAAGCAATTAAAAGAGCCACACAACACAACAATCCTTTTAGAATTAGGGAAAATCTATGCTGATGAATTAAAAAATTATCAGCTTGCTATAGAATGTTTCAAACAAATCAAAGAGCCACAAGCCTATTATGAGCTCGCAAAAACTTATGAAAGCATGAAAGATAAAGTATTTGATGCTGATAAAGAAAAACAACCTGATTTTAAAAAACTTGCTTTTGAGCTTTATCAAAAAGGGGCTAAATTAGATAATGCGCCTTGCTGTGTGGCGTTGGCTAATTTCTATCAAAAAGAAGTTTTTAGAAGTGAGCAAATGAGTAACGCATTGATTAAAAAAGCTCAAAAAGTGCTTTTTTACTACCATAGGGCCAAAGATTTAGGCTCTATAGAAGGGCTAGATGGTTTGATGAATATTTATCGTTATGGCTTATGGTTTGATGATAATAAAACAGATAAAGTTAAAATAATCATTCCTACAAATGCCAAAAAAGCGATTGAATACGCTAAAAAAGCTCTTTCAAACGCCACAAATAATAATGAAACTAAAATCGCTAAGTATTACCAAGCTTTGGGAGAAATCTATAGTGAAAACAAGAAAATCCTAGACTATGATAAAGCATTAGAATATTTTTATAAAGAATTAGAGCATTATCCTAAAAAGTTGCGTAGCTCTTGGGATAGTTGCATGCTAGAAATCGCACAAGTTTATAGGAAAAAGGGGGATTTAAAGAAATTTTTAGAATTGAATTTGGAGGTGTTAGCTTTTTATAATGAACACCAATATTTTAGGCATTTTGGAACTAAAAGAAAACAATATTTAGTAAGGCATTATGGCTATAAATCTTTAAGTTCTCTAAAACCACTAGGACATATCATTAGCGTGTGCTATAAGCTTAATTGCAATGCGGATATTGTTGTTACTTATTTAGAGGGCGTGGCAAATGAATATTCATACTTTGAAGATTACAAGCTTTTAGGTGGGATTTTTGAATACGCTAAAGGTGTAAATATGGATTTAAAAAGAGCGTTAGCCTATTACCAACAAGGCATTAAAACCTTTTGCAAGCCAAAAGAAAGAAAGAATTTACAAGTTTGTGAAAAAAGGGTGCTAGAAAAAATCAAGCAATTAGAAGAAACAAAAAGAAAATGCTTTAGTGGTGGGTGGATGTCTGGCTCTGGCGCTTTAGTGTTTATAGTGGGGCGAGCTAAGCGTTTCCAAACCGAAAAATTACGCCTAGAATGGCTAAAAAATGAAAAACCTAGAGATTACATTTTTGAAATGGCGCAACTAGAATACAATAGGGTTGCTTTAAAACAAGATTGTATCAACAAGCTTATTAAAGCATTGATTATAGGGCGTAAAATCAATCATAAAAATCAAGAAAGCGTTTCTAAAGCACAAATTATAGAATTTAAAAAAGCTCTTTATGACAAACTCAAAACGCACTTAAATTTGCCTTTAATTGAAAGAATGTCTAAAGGACTTAGAGAATACGGCACGATTTTGGGGCAAAAATACGCTACCAAAAGTTTAAACGAAACAGACGCTAAGATTATCATAGATTTTTATAATAATGAATGCGTCAAATTAAATCAAAAAATGCCCCCTATCATTATAGATAAAGAGCTAGGCTTATTAAATCTTCAAAATAAGCCCACTAAAAACATACCCCTTAAGGCTAATCATTATATCTATGCCGTGTATCAACGAGTGAATTTCTATGAAATGTCGCAAAATAGGTTAGAAAAAGAAGCATTTAATGAAAAGATGTATGAAAAAGACCTTTTTATTAAGGCTAATGGCTCAATCTCACTTTTTAGTAAAGATGATAATAAGCCCCTTTATAGCCTTTCTATTGCCTCATGCTTAAATAAAGCTAAGTTGAAATTATGGGATTATTTCTTTGATAGCACCAAGCTTTTAAGCTACGCTGAACAAGTCATAATGGATGCGCATCAAAATTTGATTGCTTTTAGAAATAGTGCGAAGTTTGCTAAAGATTTGCATGTGAATAGCAACAAGCCGTTATATGAGATTTAA
- a CDS encoding DUF262 domain-containing protein, whose protein sequence is MKLLNLDEVIDKGVFEIPNYQRGYAWQERQLKDFWNDLEYISKLENKFHYMHNLTLRLMREAEDELDLPDFEVVDGQQRLTTSLMLLGLLARVTKNEDKHSLKSLKPTLYYSYNYYDVDDAFEAIVKEEKDLEKFKTSFYAKNFINAYEFFEEKISNTPMDTLNRMFDALTKRMLFSVVELNDSRIDKFSSFETINNRGKELSTLELLKNRLHFIAHKICDGDKLEELQDFINSTYTSLYDSLKNFQDSHLESFLKHFVAYYYGEKGNFKARLLDMEFNAHKRYTHNTNLDDEYEKIEDLLLFIKYSSWVWDFLHTLDEENIIISYTDDNGDEKELKIEITPKMLVLLDKMRRLNALSDNAFMPLLLSIFTTQILLKFIDKQPYTTKELEDLLGNLERFGFLVYGVASRDTAKDKLINLAFKNIQAYRWLEVDKVSIEELPTLIEGFFKGQHSGLELLEERINLKTKPKKWYEWGKALNYLLYEYELHHNPTTSLDFSESAESIEHILPQTPDKGYSTKEKNLAKKPNVVHALGNLLLLPKNANSSLSNKPFDEKIKEYQKGSYSEKEVAKNTSWGVTEIKERSEKLLDFLIQHWNIAELVSENEIKEFKNSLLKEIK, encoded by the coding sequence ATGAAATTATTGAATTTAGATGAAGTGATTGATAAAGGCGTGTTTGAAATCCCTAATTATCAAAGAGGCTATGCATGGCAAGAAAGGCAATTAAAGGATTTTTGGAATGATTTAGAGTATATCTCTAAGCTAGAAAACAAGTTTCACTACATGCATAATCTTACTTTAAGGTTAATGAGAGAGGCTGAAGATGAGCTTGATTTACCTGATTTTGAAGTTGTGGATGGTCAGCAACGATTGACTACAAGTCTAATGTTATTAGGTCTTTTAGCAAGGGTTACCAAGAATGAAGACAAGCATTCTTTAAAAAGTCTAAAACCCACTTTATACTATAGCTACAATTATTATGATGTAGATGACGCTTTTGAGGCTATTGTTAAAGAAGAAAAAGATTTAGAAAAATTTAAAACTTCTTTTTATGCTAAGAATTTTATTAATGCTTATGAATTTTTTGAAGAAAAAATCAGCAATACACCTATGGATACGCTCAACAGAATGTTTGATGCCCTTACAAAAAGAATGCTTTTTAGCGTGGTGGAATTAAATGATAGTAGGATAGATAAATTCAGTTCTTTTGAGACCATTAATAATCGTGGTAAAGAGCTATCCACTTTGGAATTGTTAAAAAATCGCTTGCATTTCATAGCGCATAAGATTTGTGATGGAGACAAATTAGAAGAGCTTCAAGATTTTATCAATAGCACCTATACTAGTCTTTATGATAGTTTGAAAAATTTTCAAGATTCTCATTTAGAGAGTTTTTTGAAACATTTTGTAGCGTATTATTATGGGGAGAAAGGGAATTTTAAGGCAAGGTTATTGGATATGGAGTTTAACGCCCATAAAAGATACACCCATAACACAAATTTAGATGATGAATATGAAAAAATAGAGGACTTATTATTATTCATTAAATATTCTTCTTGGGTTTGGGATTTTTTACACACACTTGATGAAGAGAATATTATCATAAGTTATACCGATGATAATGGTGATGAAAAGGAACTTAAAATTGAAATTACGCCTAAAATGCTTGTTTTATTAGACAAAATGCGCCGTTTAAATGCCTTGAGCGATAATGCGTTCATGCCCTTATTGCTTTCTATTTTTACAACGCAAATTTTATTAAAATTTATTGATAAACAGCCTTATACCACCAAAGAATTAGAGGATTTACTAGGGAATTTAGAGCGTTTTGGATTTTTAGTCTATGGGGTTGCTAGTAGAGACACTGCTAAAGATAAGTTGATTAATTTAGCCTTTAAAAATATTCAAGCGTATCGATGGCTTGAAGTGGATAAAGTATCTATTGAAGAACTTCCAACATTAATAGAAGGGTTTTTTAAGGGGCAACATAGTGGTTTAGAATTACTTGAAGAGCGCATTAATCTTAAAACTAAACCTAAAAAGTGGTATGAGTGGGGCAAGGCACTAAACTATTTGCTTTATGAATACGAGTTGCATCATAACCCTACAACAAGTCTTGATTTTAGTGAAAGTGCAGAAAGTATAGAGCATATTTTGCCCCAAACCCCTGATAAAGGCTATAGCACTAAAGAAAAAAATCTTGCTAAAAAACCAAATGTCGTGCATGCATTAGGAAACTTGCTCTTACTTCCTAAAAACGCTAACAGTTCTTTAAGCAACAAGCCCTTTGATGAGAAAATTAAAGAGTATCAAAAAGGCTCTTATAGTGAAAAAGAAGTTGCTAAAAATACTTCTTGGGGCGTTACAGAGATTAAGGAAAGGAGTGAGAAGTTATTAGACTTTTTAATCCAACATTGGAATATCGCTGAATTAGTCAGCGAAAATGAGATTAAAGAATTTAAAAATTCTCTTTTAAAAGAGATTAAATAA
- a CDS encoding TonB-dependent receptor plug domain-containing protein, protein MKVLKLLLILSLSFSSILNAKKNKDINNAPTSWRSKKVKNHTGSRSVISNKNLKENANQNIPQSLQNVPGIQVYDTLGTGTNFNYSVRGIRGLPNHSMRLNNIPLYSPY, encoded by the coding sequence ATGAAAGTTTTAAAATTACTGCTCATTTTAAGCTTAAGTTTTTCTAGTATTTTAAATGCTAAAAAGAATAAAGATATTAATAATGCCCCCACTTCTTGGCGTAGCAAGAAAGTTAAAAATCATACAGGTTCTCGTAGTGTGATTTCTAACAAAAATCTTAAAGAAAACGCTAATCAAAATATCCCACAAAGTTTGCAAAATGTTCCCGGAATCCAAGTCTATGACACTTTAGGCACAGGCACAAATTTTAACTATAGTGTGCGAGGTATTAGAGGTTTGCCAAATCATTCAATGCGCTTGAATAATATCCCACTATATAGTCCTTATTAA
- a CDS encoding NAD(P)-dependent alcohol dehydrogenase, with protein sequence MCNTCSNNQRVPFKGFAVDSKDGKFHEWEHSRHAMGEYDIIIDTHFSGICHTDIHFAHSDWLPGIYPMVPGHEIAGVVTAVGSKVTKFKVGDHAGVGCMVNSCGECDTCKHDHQEQWCENGKTVYTYSWEDSFHNNEPTYGGYSNNIVVSENFAISIPKEAPLDKAAPLLCAGITVYSPLKFSKVGKGSKVGIAGFGGLGHMALKYAKAMGAEVSVFARNDKKKQMAMDMGATHFYTSTEECKEKFDLIISSIPTQYDLLAYTKLLKYGGEVAIVGIPPKDPQRNLDFGDLVLFSGNHKVYGSWIGGVAETQEMMDFSVKHGIYPEIELVTGQEIDATWDKLLNGQGNFRYVIDMKKSMENFKK encoded by the coding sequence ATGTGCAACACTTGCAGTAATAACCAAAGAGTGCCTTTTAAAGGTTTTGCAGTAGATAGTAAAGATGGAAAGTTCCACGAGTGGGAGCACTCTCGCCATGCTATGGGTGAATATGACATTATCATTGATACGCATTTCTCAGGAATTTGTCATACAGACATTCACTTTGCTCATAGTGATTGGCTACCCGGAATTTATCCTATGGTTCCTGGACATGAGATTGCTGGGGTAGTAACTGCGGTTGGTTCTAAAGTAACTAAGTTTAAAGTAGGAGACCATGCAGGTGTGGGTTGTATGGTAAATTCATGTGGTGAGTGTGATACTTGTAAGCATGACCACCAAGAGCAATGGTGTGAAAACGGCAAGACCGTTTATACTTATAGCTGGGAAGATTCTTTCCACAATAATGAGCCTACTTATGGTGGTTACTCTAATAACATCGTAGTAAGCGAAAACTTTGCGATTTCTATCCCTAAAGAGGCTCCATTAGATAAGGCAGCGCCACTACTTTGTGCAGGAATCACCGTGTATTCACCTTTGAAATTCTCTAAAGTTGGCAAAGGTTCTAAAGTAGGAATCGCTGGTTTTGGTGGTTTAGGTCATATGGCTTTAAAATACGCTAAAGCTATGGGTGCAGAAGTGAGCGTATTTGCAAGAAATGACAAGAAAAAGCAAATGGCAATGGATATGGGTGCAACTCATTTCTATACTAGCACAGAAGAGTGCAAAGAAAAATTTGATTTAATCATTTCTAGCATTCCTACACAATATGATTTGCTCGCTTACACTAAGCTCTTAAAATATGGCGGTGAAGTAGCGATTGTGGGTATCCCACCAAAAGACCCACAAAGAAACCTAGACTTTGGTGATTTAGTGTTATTCTCTGGTAATCACAAAGTTTATGGCTCTTGGATTGGCGGTGTAGCAGAGACTCAAGAAATGATGGATTTCTCTGTAAAACATGGCATTTATCCTGAGATTGAACTCGTAACAGGTCAAGAAATTGATGCGACTTGGGATAAGCTCCTAAATGGTCAAGGCAATTTCCGCTATGTCATTGATATGAAAAAATCTATGGAAAACTTTAAGAAGTAA
- a CDS encoding prephenate dehydratase translates to MPNIAIQGILGSFHYIATKEYFKENITFLECDSFNEMPPLLLEQKADFLVMAIENSIAGAILPNFSLIGAYDLNIIGEIYLPITHNLLALKGTKIQNLKEVCSHSMALLQCQEFFKNYPHIKLVEYADTALFAKKIASENLKNVGAIASIEACKIYDLEILAKQIQDNTQNYTRFLILNKQENKTNINANKASLSFVLKHSVGSLAKILNLLASYHLNLCKIQSLPIPSNPFEYAFFSEITFKDYANYQNGLKVLQQEVEKLQILGEYEENKLN, encoded by the coding sequence ATGCCAAATATCGCCATTCAAGGAATCTTAGGTTCGTTCCATTATATTGCCACTAAAGAATACTTCAAAGAGAATATAACCTTTTTAGAATGCGATAGTTTTAATGAAATGCCCCCCTTACTCTTAGAGCAAAAAGCTGATTTTTTAGTCATGGCGATTGAAAACTCTATTGCTGGAGCGATTTTGCCTAATTTTTCTTTGATTGGTGCGTATGACTTGAATATCATAGGCGAAATTTATTTGCCTATAACTCATAATCTCTTGGCCTTAAAAGGCACTAAAATACAAAATTTAAAAGAAGTTTGCTCGCATTCTATGGCGCTTTTGCAATGCCAAGAATTTTTTAAAAATTACCCCCATATTAAGCTAGTAGAATACGCTGATACAGCCCTTTTTGCCAAAAAGATTGCGAGCGAAAATCTTAAAAATGTCGGAGCGATTGCAAGCATTGAAGCTTGTAAAATTTATGATTTAGAGATTTTAGCCAAGCAAATTCAAGACAACACCCAAAACTATACCCGCTTTTTAATCCTTAATAAGCAAGAGAATAAAACTAATATCAATGCCAACAAAGCCTCTTTAAGCTTTGTTTTAAAGCATAGTGTGGGAAGTTTGGCTAAGATTTTAAATTTACTGGCTAGTTATCATCTTAATTTATGCAAGATTCAATCCTTGCCTATCCCTAGCAACCCTTTTGAATACGCCTTTTTTAGCGAAATTACTTTTAAAGATTATGCGAATTATCAAAATGGCTTAAAAGTTTTGCAACAAGAAGTTGAAAAATTACAGATTTTAGGGGAATATGAAGAGAATAAGCTTAATTGA
- a CDS encoding DNA adenine methylase yields the protein MLSKRICQPFIKWAGGKRNLLSQILPLLPKEFENYFEPFLGGGALFFELFSLGRLKNKKAYLFDINVELINTYEMVKNNPNALIVELQKFKKEHSKEFYYEVREWDRESGFKEINALLRATRFIYLNKTCFNGLYRVNKEGFFNVPMGAYKDPKICDVEVISNSSYALQNATIKHTSYEEVLKLAHTNDLIYFDPPYYPLNETSSFAAYSENEFLEKEQKELFRVFDTLAKKQVKVFLSNSNTPFILDLYQGYKIEILKANRCINSKGNKRFKIDEVLIQGINNETRHNF from the coding sequence TTGCTAAGCAAAAGGATATGCCAACCCTTTATCAAATGGGCTGGGGGCAAAAGAAATTTATTGTCTCAAATCTTACCTTTACTTCCTAAGGAATTTGAAAATTATTTTGAGCCGTTTTTAGGGGGTGGGGCGTTATTTTTTGAGTTGTTTTCTTTGGGTAGGCTAAAAAATAAGAAAGCGTATTTATTTGATATTAATGTGGAGTTGATTAACACTTATGAAATGGTTAAAAACAATCCTAATGCACTTATTGTGGAATTGCAAAAATTTAAAAAAGAGCATTCTAAAGAATTTTATTATGAAGTGCGTGAGTGGGACAGGGAGAGTGGTTTTAAAGAAATTAACGCTCTCTTAAGGGCAACTCGCTTTATTTATCTCAATAAAACTTGTTTTAATGGTTTGTATAGAGTGAATAAAGAAGGGTTTTTTAATGTGCCTATGGGAGCGTATAAAGACCCTAAAATTTGTGATGTTGAAGTGATTTCAAATAGTTCTTATGCCTTACAAAATGCAACCATTAAACACACTTCTTATGAAGAAGTGTTAAAATTAGCCCATACAAATGATTTAATTTATTTTGATCCGCCTTACTACCCACTTAATGAGACTTCTAGTTTTGCCGCTTATAGTGAAAATGAGTTTTTAGAAAAAGAGCAAAAAGAGCTTTTTAGAGTGTTTGACACTTTGGCTAAAAAACAAGTTAAAGTTTTTTTAAGTAATTCTAATACCCCTTTTATTTTAGATTTGTATCAAGGTTATAAAATAGAGATTCTAAAGGCTAATCGTTGTATTAATAGCAAGGGAAATAAGCGATTTAAGATTGATGAAGTGTTGATACAAGGAATAAATAATGAAACTAGACATAACTTTTAA
- a CDS encoding branched-chain amino acid aminotransferase, with amino-acid sequence MIENLDWENLGFSYIKTDFRFVATYKNGSWSKGELVSENILQLSEASPVLHYGQACFEGLKAYRSKDNKALLFRPLENAKRLQNSCERLLMPKVSEELFLRACVEVVQANIKWLAPYKSGASLYLRPFVIGIGDNLGVKPASEYLFSVFCVPVGAYFKGGIEKGGARFITTTFDRAAPKGTGGVKVGGNYAASLLAHKLATQEGYDDCIYLDPITHSKIEEVGAANFFGITQNNCFVTPHSPSILPSITRKSLMLLAKEFLNLEVKERDVFIDELGDFKEAGACGTAAVITPIKEIRHNEKTYFFETPGKVTKQLYDLLLSIQQGEQKASKDWVLEVC; translated from the coding sequence ATGATAGAAAATTTAGATTGGGAAAACTTAGGGTTTAGTTATATCAAAACGGATTTTCGCTTTGTAGCCACTTATAAAAACGGCTCTTGGTCAAAGGGCGAGTTAGTCAGCGAAAATATTTTGCAGCTTAGTGAGGCTTCGCCGGTATTACACTATGGGCAAGCTTGTTTTGAAGGCTTGAAAGCCTATCGCTCTAAAGATAATAAGGCCTTATTATTCCGTCCTTTAGAAAATGCTAAACGCTTGCAAAACTCATGCGAGAGATTGCTTATGCCAAAAGTGAGCGAAGAGTTGTTTTTAAGAGCATGCGTTGAGGTCGTTCAAGCCAATATAAAGTGGCTTGCCCCTTATAAAAGTGGTGCGAGCTTATATTTACGCCCTTTTGTCATAGGCATAGGGGATAATCTAGGGGTAAAGCCTGCTAGTGAATACCTTTTTAGTGTGTTTTGTGTGCCTGTGGGGGCGTATTTTAAGGGGGGTATAGAAAAAGGTGGGGCGAGATTTATTACTACGACTTTTGATAGGGCTGCCCCTAAAGGCACAGGGGGGGTCAAAGTTGGGGGGAATTATGCTGCAAGTTTGTTAGCTCATAAATTAGCTACACAAGAGGGCTATGATGATTGCATTTATTTAGACCCCATAACGCATTCTAAAATTGAAGAAGTAGGGGCGGCTAATTTCTTTGGCATAACACAGAATAATTGTTTTGTAACCCCTCATTCACCTAGCATTTTACCAAGTATTACAAGAAAAAGCTTAATGCTTTTAGCTAAAGAATTTTTAAATTTAGAAGTCAAAGAAAGAGATGTGTTTATTGATGAATTAGGCGATTTTAAAGAGGCTGGTGCGTGCGGAACAGCGGCAGTCATTACGCCTATTAAAGAGATTAGACACAATGAAAAAACTTATTTTTTTGAAACGCCGGGTAAAGTTACTAAACAGCTTTATGATTTGCTCTTGAGTATCCAGCAAGGCGAGCAAAAAGCCTCAAAAGATTGGGTGCTTGAAGTTTGCTAA
- a CDS encoding outer membrane protein: MLRKVVLLGALAGVLAHAENSSAFVGLNFQVSMIQNQTKMVNENGTQKPLMKFPPYAGAGVQIGYKQFFGKKKWFGMRYYGFFDYNHNRFGVMKKGIPVGESGFNYNSFSFGGNTLTEKDSYQGQYFINLFTYGVALDTLWNFVNKDNMVFGFVVGVQLAGDSWASSIGKEIGDYAKHHSNSSYSPANFQFLFNFGIRTHIAKYNSLELAIKVPTITHKYFSLENEQGYTLQANIRRVYALQINYMRDF; this comes from the coding sequence ATGTTGAGAAAAGTAGTATTGTTGGGAGCATTGGCTGGCGTTTTGGCACACGCAGAGAATAGTAGTGCCTTTGTAGGACTTAATTTTCAAGTGAGCATGATACAAAATCAGACTAAAATGGTTAATGAGAATGGCACTCAAAAACCTTTGATGAAATTTCCCCCTTATGCAGGAGCGGGGGTTCAAATTGGTTACAAGCAGTTTTTTGGTAAGAAGAAATGGTTTGGAATGCGTTATTATGGGTTTTTTGATTATAACCATAATCGCTTTGGCGTGATGAAAAAGGGTATTCCGGTTGGAGAGAGTGGTTTCAATTACAATAGCTTTAGTTTTGGTGGCAACACTCTCACAGAAAAAGACTCTTATCAAGGGCAGTATTTTATTAATCTCTTTACTTATGGCGTGGCTCTTGATACGCTGTGGAACTTTGTGAATAAGGACAACATGGTTTTTGGCTTTGTAGTTGGGGTGCAATTAGCTGGAGATAGTTGGGCGAGCAGTATTGGTAAGGAAATTGGCGATTATGCAAAACATCATAGCAATTCTAGCTATAGCCCGGCGAACTTTCAGTTTTTATTCAATTTTGGGATTCGCACCCATATCGCTAAATATAATAGCCTAGAACTAGCTATTAAAGTGCCTACAATCACGCATAAATATTTTTCTCTTGAAAACGAGCAAGGATACACTTTGCAGGCTAATATACGCCGTGTATATGCGCTCCAAATCAATTATATGAGAGATTTTTAA